The genomic interval GACCCGCCCTAAATCCTTCTATGAAAATGCGCTGGAACTGATTCTGGCCGACCCTGATGACGAGAACAACACCGGGCATGCCTTTGAGCGTCTCTGGCAGGTCATTTTTAACGGTTCAACTCATATTAATCCGCCTGAATAGTTTAAATCTTCCTAATGGAGTTATAGTCGTGGGATTTGCTTCTTGAACTCGTCGCACTTGCGGTGTATTCCCAGCTCTTCGAATTCAAGCAGGAGATTTTTCGATGAGTCGGTTTTTTGCCCAGTTGTGGGGAAGAATGAAGATAAAAGAAAAGGACTCACAACATATTAGCTGTAAGTCCTTGAAATATCATGGCGGGGCAGGAAGGATTCGAACCCTCGGCCAACGGCTTAGAAGGCCGTGATGATAGATTTGCACTGATTTGCATATAGTTGCTTAGCCCTTATTTTTTGCATGATTAGCGTAAATTTGTTATACCTCCTTTTGCATACTTTAGCACCTGTTTTCTGCCCGTTTGTGGGGAATAGTGTGGGGAAGAATTGGAGGAATTATGGCAGTAGTTACAAGGTTTAAGACGAAATATCCCGGCGTATTTTACATCAAAAGCTTACATAAAGTCACCAAGAAGACCGAGAAGGTCTACTATATACGCTATCGCAAGCATGGAAAGTTGATTGAGGAAAAGGTTGGACGGCAACACCTCGACAACATGGACGCACGTACAGCCTCAAAGATACGGGCTCATAAAATTGAAGGGGAAGCACCTACTAATGATGAGTCCCGGACTGCTGACAGGAAAGCCAAAGAAGCTGAAAAGACCAAGTGGACTATTGATAGACTCTGGAATGAGTATGTCAGGCAACGCGGTGAAGTGACTACCAGTCTGAGAAGCGACATCAACCGCTATAATAAGTACCTGAAAGATCAGTTCGGTAAGAAAGAGACCATAGAGCTGCGGACCACAGAAGTTGATGATCTTCGTACTGAGCTGTTGGAAAAGCTGTCCCCGCAATCGACCAAGCATGTCCTTGCGCTCCTTAAGCGTATTGTTAATTTTAGCGTTAAGAAAGGTTTGTGTGCCTCTCCTGACCCTCGTCAGCTTTATTTTGAGATGCCGCGCGTTGATCGCAAGCAACATGAGTGCATGAATGCTGACCAGCTTAAGGCATACTGGCAGGCTCTTGATGAAGAGGAAGATCAAAATGCTGCTTCATTTCTAAGGCTGGCATTGACCACTGGTATGAGGCGGGGGGCTTTGTTTGCCTTGAAGTGGAGTGATGTCGACTTTGGAGAGCGGTTCATCACTCTTAGAGGAGAAGCAGCTAAGAATGGACAAACCGAAAGTATTCCCATGTCTTCAGTCGCTGTTGAGATTTTACAGCGAATTGAGCGTCAGGACAGTGAATTTGTATTTCCCGGTCAGGATGGCGGGATGCGCAAGGAGTTTGTCAGAATTGCTCGCAGAGTTCGGGATAAGGCTGGCCTTGCTAAAGACTTCAGGCCTCTTCACGGACTGCGCCATACCTTCGCTTCTCGTTTGGCTTCAAGTGGAAAGGTAGATCTTTATACACTTCAGAAGCTTCTCACTCATGGAAGTCCCCAAATGACCCAGCGTTATGCTCGCTTAGCAGATGAGGCATTGCTTAGGGCTGCTTCTGTTGCTGACGATGTGCTTAGTGGTGGGGAGTAGATTTTAAGGCTTACTTTAAAT from Desulfovibrio sp. JC010 carries:
- a CDS encoding site-specific integrase, with product MAVVTRFKTKYPGVFYIKSLHKVTKKTEKVYYIRYRKHGKLIEEKVGRQHLDNMDARTASKIRAHKIEGEAPTNDESRTADRKAKEAEKTKWTIDRLWNEYVRQRGEVTTSLRSDINRYNKYLKDQFGKKETIELRTTEVDDLRTELLEKLSPQSTKHVLALLKRIVNFSVKKGLCASPDPRQLYFEMPRVDRKQHECMNADQLKAYWQALDEEEDQNAASFLRLALTTGMRRGALFALKWSDVDFGERFITLRGEAAKNGQTESIPMSSVAVEILQRIERQDSEFVFPGQDGGMRKEFVRIARRVRDKAGLAKDFRPLHGLRHTFASRLASSGKVDLYTLQKLLTHGSPQMTQRYARLADEALLRAASVADDVLSGGE